One candidate division KSB1 bacterium DNA window includes the following coding sequences:
- a CDS encoding pyridoxal-phosphate dependent enzyme gives AKHLKPEVKVYGVQPFGANAIYQSLKKGEIVEVKIETIADGLAVSKPDKQAVKFVGEYVDEIILVTEDEIKQAIYLLLERAKLLVEPAGATAMAGVFSGKLPDLKNKETVAVLTGGNINLNLLKEILESNNINP, from the coding sequence GGCAAAACATTTAAAGCCGGAAGTAAAAGTCTACGGGGTGCAGCCTTTTGGCGCCAATGCAATTTACCAATCTCTAAAAAAAGGCGAAATCGTTGAAGTAAAAATCGAAACTATTGCCGATGGCCTGGCAGTCTCAAAGCCGGATAAACAGGCGGTCAAGTTTGTTGGAGAATATGTTGATGAAATCATACTTGTGACGGAAGATGAGATCAAGCAAGCGATTTATTTGTTGTTGGAAAGGGCCAAATTACTCGTTGAACCGGCCGGAGCCACGGCAATGGCGGGAGTATTCTCTGGAAAACTGCCCGATCTAAAAAACAAAGAAACAGTAGCGGTGTTAACGGGAGGAAATATCAATTTAAATTTGTTGAAGGAGATTTTAGAAAGTAACAATATCAATCCGTAG